DNA from Arthrobacter sp. PvP023:
CGGGATCAGCGGGGGGGGCAGTGGCGGTTAGGTCGACCATGTCAACGGTCCCGAATAGCTGATCTAAGATAACACTCCTGTTGCGTGTGTTACTAGGGTTGCTGGAGTGACGATAGTGGCGGGTCTGCGCGGCAGCTTGAGTGCTGCGACCGGTAGAGTGGACATGCTGCCGCGGACGCTGCGGCAGGGCCGGCGACCCTACGTGGGATCCGTTCCGTGAGCACTAAGTAAGGACTCTCCATGCCTATCAGGACCAGCTTCGTGATGCCCCTTTACAACGGAGGCGCCACGGTGGAGCGTGCCATCAGGAGTGTGCTGGCACAGGATCGCGATGATTGGGAGTTGCTGGTCGTGGATGACTGCTCCGCGGACAATAGCCGTGACCTGGTTGAGGCTTTCGTCCAAGCGGATGGGCAGAACCGGATCCGGCTCATCAGGCAGGAGCGCAACGGCGGCCCGAGTGCCGCCAGGAACGCTGGCATTGCCGGGTCTGTCGGCGAATTCGTCGGGTTCTTGGACTGCGATGACGAGCTGCTCCCCAACTACCTCGCAACGATGGAAGCGAACATGGCGGACGGTATCGACATCGTGGTCGCCGCACATGTTGCGCAGACTCCGGCGGGCCGCAGGTATCCCCGGCCGGATTCCGCGCAGGGTCTGCTGACCGGGCTGGAGACGGTGGATGCCGCGCTGCAAGGGAAGCTCTGGAACTTCCTTCATGCCAAGGTCTACCGCCGCTCGCTTTTCGATCATTTTTCCTTTCCCGACCACTTGGTCCGGTACGAGGACCTGGTGGTCAATTCCATTGCCTACTCGTACAGCCGGCAAGTCCGGATCGTGCCCACGCCGGTGTACGTCTACCATGTTCAAGCCCAGTCGCTCACCTGGAGCCAGGAACCTTCGATGGCATTTGTCGAAGGTCCGCTGGACTGCGTCCGTTCAGGGCTCAACCCGGAGCTTGCGTCCCAGATCAAGAAGCGTTCCTGGAACACGTTGCGGACGTTTCTGGGTGTCCTCACCATTTCGGGCGGGCTGTTTGCGGGGAGCCCTAAACACAGCGTCGACAGGATTGTGCGCTACGTTCGTGAGGAACTCTCGTTCAGGGATCTTGCTGACGTGACATTGGCTGCGCCGCACCTGGGCCTGTCCGGAATGCTCATCAAAGTCTTCCCGGCACTGTATGCCAAGCTCTATCTCTGGCATGTCCGGCGGACCTTCGACATGGCCAAGTAGATGACTACTGAACCGCGGCTGACCGGCGAGACGTCACCGGTGGCAGTTCCATCACACCACCGTCTTCTCTATCTCGTCGCCGCCGTCGCCCAGGGCATTGGGGCCGTAGCAGTGCAGCCGTTCGCCATACGCTTGCTGGACCCTCAACAGTGGGGACAGGTGAGTTTCTCCCTGTCCTTCATTTCGATTGGCCTGATTGCACTCTCGGCGGGCCTCCCGATGGTCCTCAGCACGATGTACTTCGATCCTGATCGGGGACCCGAGCGGGCGCGCTCCCTGAACGGGTTCGGCGTCGGACTCAGCATTGTCGGTGCCAGCGTGGCTGGTCTGCTGTTCGCCGTCATTGCGTCCGTTGCCGGGTCCCTGGGCGATGTCTCTGCTTACCTGATTTCCATAGGAATAATCGGCCTCCACGGCATTACGCAAATGGCGCTCGCCTATTTGCGTTCTCAGCACCGAGCCCTGGCGTTCGTAGTGATAACGATCGTAGCCACTGTGTTGGGACACGTCGCGGGCCTCGCAGCCATCCTGATAATCGCGCCCACAGCGACGGTGTACATGGCGAGTTTCGCCGTGTGCGTTTTGCTGGCTTCGCTGGCGGGGCTTGCGCTCAGCAAGCCCGGGGCACCACTGAAATATCGTGAATCCATCAGGTCCGCAGTGAGAACGTCCCTGCCGGTCCTGCCGCATAGCATCGC
Protein-coding regions in this window:
- a CDS encoding glycosyltransferase family 2 protein, whose translation is MPIRTSFVMPLYNGGATVERAIRSVLAQDRDDWELLVVDDCSADNSRDLVEAFVQADGQNRIRLIRQERNGGPSAARNAGIAGSVGEFVGFLDCDDELLPNYLATMEANMADGIDIVVAAHVAQTPAGRRYPRPDSAQGLLTGLETVDAALQGKLWNFLHAKVYRRSLFDHFSFPDHLVRYEDLVVNSIAYSYSRQVRIVPTPVYVYHVQAQSLTWSQEPSMAFVEGPLDCVRSGLNPELASQIKKRSWNTLRTFLGVLTISGGLFAGSPKHSVDRIVRYVREELSFRDLADVTLAAPHLGLSGMLIKVFPALYAKLYLWHVRRTFDMAK